A genome region from Schaalia sp. 19OD2882 includes the following:
- a CDS encoding phage holin family protein: MSYEQIPLPGENAGNPVPPAPPTNPTQVWTQTSSSARPATIGALLANISTQMTTLVKGELELAKAKAVSFGTKYGVGAGLLGTAGVLGLYALGWFFHTIEVALAAALPAWAASFIVLLIILLIVAALGVVGALAIKKAKEESDQFQVDMKESLASNVDAVKKGLGK, encoded by the coding sequence ATGTCCTACGAGCAGATCCCGCTTCCCGGCGAAAACGCCGGGAATCCGGTCCCGCCCGCGCCGCCGACGAATCCGACCCAGGTGTGGACGCAGACGTCCTCGTCCGCGCGTCCCGCCACCATCGGGGCTTTGCTGGCGAACATCTCGACTCAGATGACAACGCTGGTCAAGGGCGAGTTGGAGCTCGCCAAGGCCAAGGCGGTGTCCTTCGGCACCAAGTACGGAGTCGGCGCAGGACTGCTCGGCACCGCAGGCGTGCTGGGCCTGTACGCCCTCGGCTGGTTCTTCCACACGATCGAGGTCGCTCTTGCCGCAGCCTTGCCCGCCTGGGCCGCATCATTCATCGTGCTGCTGATCATCCTGCTGATCGTTGCGGCCCTTGGCGTGGTCGGCGCCCTTGCGATCAAGAAGGCCAAGGAGGAGTCCGACCAGTTCCAGGTCGACATGAAGGAAAGCCTCGCGTCCAATGTCGACGCCGTGAAGAAGGGACTGGGAAAGTGA